In Lactobacillus xylocopicola, the genomic stretch CAACCTTGCCGTCTGCGCTTTTTTCAACAATTTCGGCATACTTTAACTGCTTGTCCAAGTAACGCAACCTGCTCTGCAAGTGTCCCAAGTCCCGTTTAGCTTCCGTATATTCAGTGTTTTCTGACAGGTCGCCTAAGGCTCGTGCCTCCTGCAAAATCTTAATCCGACGGGGCCGGTCCTTCTTTAACCGAGTAATCTCATCCTTGATTTTTTGGTAACCGGTTGGGGTCATTTTTTGATAATAAACCATTATTTTCTCTCCCTACTTTTTCTTTTAAAATTATCCACAAGCATTTAATCCTATTTTACCAGCATTTAAGCGACTTATTTGGCACTAAAAAATAAAGAGTGCTAATTATTTTATTTTTCCTAATCTGCATACTATAATAAGCAGTGTAAGGAAGAAATGAAAGTCTTCCGTTACAAAATAAAGTTAATTTGAAAGGAAGTTTTTACTATGGCAAATGAAATGATGAATCGGCACAATGACATTTTTGATGCGATGAATGACTGGTTTGATCTTCCAAAGAAAATTTTTGACAACAATGAAATGGCAAAATTAATGCAGGCAGATGTCGTGGAAAACGACCACGAATACGTTATTAAAGTTGACCTGCCCGGCATGGATAAGGACAAGATTAACCTTAGTTATAACAACGGTATTTTGAGCGTTTCAGGTTCGCGCAAGTCCTTTAAGGACATGTCCAAAGATGGTAGTCTTATCCACCGCGAAAGAAGTGAGGGTCACATCTCCCGTAGCTTCAGGCTCCCAAATGTTGCAGCTAGTGACATCCATGCCAAGTATGACAATGGGGTACTGACCATTAACCTACCAAAACAAAGCGCTAATGAAAGCGAAAACTCGATCCAAATCGACTAGCTTTCCAGAGCGTTTTAGGACACCCCAAGATAATTACTTTGGTAAAACGAGTTCAAATATTGAACTCGTTTTTGTTTTGGCTTAGAATAGAAGATAATTTAAAATTAAATTAAAAAGGAGATTAATTTATGGGACATCAGGTTACCGTCCA encodes the following:
- the greA gene encoding transcription elongation factor GreA is translated as MVYYQKMTPTGYQKIKDEITRLKKDRPRRIKILQEARALGDLSENTEYTEAKRDLGHLQSRLRYLDKQLKYAEIVEKSADGKVDLGKTVTLKFADEEETVEYQLVGQLEADLTAGKVAYDSPLGQSIMKKTVGSKVKVEAPAGEYQVTIIAIK
- a CDS encoding Hsp20/alpha crystallin family protein — encoded protein: MANEMMNRHNDIFDAMNDWFDLPKKIFDNNEMAKLMQADVVENDHEYVIKVDLPGMDKDKINLSYNNGILSVSGSRKSFKDMSKDGSLIHRERSEGHISRSFRLPNVAASDIHAKYDNGVLTINLPKQSANESENSIQID